Proteins from a genomic interval of Pseudoalteromonas sp. MEBiC 03607:
- the pdsO gene encoding sortase-associated OmpA-like protein PdsO, producing the protein MKKLIIAAVITSAVSVAPFAEAASKTKQETPKETAIGLGAGAVVGGLLGGPVGAFVGAFAGGLIGEKEAADNTIDEQAHALVVMKEQTADYQQVIADNAALSEQLELLADEKEQLLQAQLNTLLAMTVQFKTGSSEIAPHFANQLDKVAQLLIAQPNLAIDLNGFADQRGDELANLMLSKQRVNAVQSYLIKQGVPHTRLTATAFGEQQSVADSNNYEENVFDRRVTLTTRPVSQSSLRTAQSNH; encoded by the coding sequence ATGAAAAAATTAATTATTGCCGCTGTTATTACGTCTGCTGTATCTGTAGCCCCTTTTGCAGAGGCTGCGAGTAAAACAAAGCAAGAAACACCAAAAGAAACAGCCATTGGCTTAGGTGCTGGCGCAGTTGTCGGTGGTTTGTTAGGAGGCCCAGTGGGCGCATTTGTTGGCGCGTTTGCTGGCGGTTTAATTGGCGAAAAAGAAGCGGCAGACAACACTATTGATGAACAAGCCCACGCATTAGTTGTAATGAAAGAGCAAACCGCAGATTACCAACAAGTGATTGCCGATAACGCAGCCCTAAGTGAGCAGCTTGAATTATTGGCTGACGAAAAAGAGCAGTTACTACAAGCCCAATTAAACACCTTATTGGCGATGACGGTACAGTTTAAAACCGGCTCTAGCGAAATAGCCCCGCATTTTGCTAATCAACTCGACAAAGTCGCGCAGTTACTGATTGCCCAGCCAAATCTGGCTATCGACTTAAATGGCTTTGCAGATCAACGTGGTGATGAATTGGCTAATCTAATGCTTTCAAAACAGCGTGTAAATGCTGTGCAAAGCTACTTAATTAAACAAGGCGTACCTCATACGCGCTTAACCGCAACCGCTTTTGGTGAGCAGCAAAGTGTTGCTGATTCAAATAACTACGAAGAAAACGTGTTTGACCGCCGCGTAACCTTAACGACACGCCCTGTGTCACAAAGCAGCTTACGTACAGCACAAAGTAACCACTAA
- the pdsR gene encoding proteobacterial dedicated sortase system response regulator, producing MKKIAIVEDETAIRENYTEMLSAQGYQVVGFADRASAELAFSQSLPDLAIVDIGLGHEVDGGFLLCQTLRSLSKTLPIIFLTARDSEIDTVCGLRMGADDYLTKDISMAHLAARIGALFRRLDAFDQPADQTALLHRGPLKLDTQRMQVFWQEQLVDLTVTEFWMVHSLAQRPGHVKSRNELMSDAKIYVDDSTITSHVKRIRKKFIALDGAFDCIDTVYGMGYRWEQA from the coding sequence ATGAAGAAAATAGCAATCGTTGAAGATGAAACAGCAATCCGCGAAAACTACACAGAAATGCTCAGCGCTCAGGGCTATCAGGTTGTAGGCTTTGCTGACAGAGCTAGTGCTGAACTGGCATTTAGTCAATCTTTACCCGATTTAGCCATTGTTGATATTGGCCTTGGCCATGAAGTGGATGGTGGTTTTTTACTTTGCCAAACATTACGCAGTCTTTCTAAAACCTTACCGATTATATTTTTAACGGCCCGCGATAGCGAAATTGATACCGTATGCGGCCTGCGCATGGGAGCCGACGATTACTTAACCAAAGACATCAGTATGGCGCACCTTGCTGCTCGCATTGGTGCCTTGTTTAGACGCCTTGATGCCTTTGATCAACCCGCCGATCAAACCGCTCTTTTGCATCGCGGCCCGTTAAAGTTAGATACTCAGCGCATGCAGGTTTTTTGGCAAGAGCAACTGGTTGATTTAACTGTGACAGAATTTTGGATGGTACATTCACTTGCACAGCGTCCAGGCCATGTAAAAAGCCGCAACGAATTAATGAGTGATGCGAAAATTTATGTTGATGACAGCACTATTACTTCACACGTAAAACGCATTCGTAAAAAATTTATTGCTTTAGATGGTGCATTTGACTGCATTGATACCGTTTACGGTATGGGTTATCGCTGGGAGCAAGCTTAA
- the pdsS gene encoding proteobacterial dedicated sortase system histidine kinase has translation MLRLGLRTKFIFLSCFLFLLPWLGYEYVWEMEKFLRQGQEKTLVGTTRALATALHERPALFDSQTNFLDQVVKGRDLYAYNLNNPIQLDGKLSEWQPYQSLFWHYDKRYLQGLSNDHQDSDLSFDHMVGKYENYLYAAFKVTDSSLVYRAKNVLSFTRNDHLQIMLKTPEGEFKSYVVAARQDGWVNAFDATTQEPVTKIQGYFKSTDTGYNIELRFPLSMLGNKLGFAIEDWDEDKVEPQLMSTSNLQNPNDIGSVLVPSPEINRILKGMGHSGSRIWVVDNHHRVLAQSGSIHHADGVWADGLKEEPATTWWQRFEQDYLHPLYYKILTRPENEFIDTLHDVAAMQGTHIASALNGKPASSWRLTPDNKAVILSAAYPIWIQDKVIGAVIAEETTNGVRTLRNKSLEKLFNVILAVMLVGTVTLFFFASRISSRIRRLRDNAEQAIDAQGRITGKITYADSNDEIGDLSRSFANIVSRLSGYTDYLENMSSRLSHELRTPVAVVRSSLENLQMQPQSELSQKYLDRASEGVERLGKIITTMSEATRLEQSIQNAEAEEFDLTKVITGCMQGYQITYGESLFTLSLDKEPLNVSGAPEFIAQLLDKLINNALEFKTPQSTISVSLTKQDQHAVLTISNQGPLLPDGLVEHIFDSMVSVRSQQHQQQPHLGLGLYIVRLICDYHHGKVLAENLDDGTGVVFTVELPIK, from the coding sequence ATGCTGCGTTTGGGGCTTAGAACTAAGTTTATTTTCTTATCCTGCTTTTTATTTTTATTGCCTTGGCTTGGCTATGAATATGTTTGGGAAATGGAAAAGTTCTTAAGGCAAGGGCAAGAAAAAACCTTAGTGGGCACCACCCGCGCACTTGCAACCGCATTACATGAGCGCCCTGCTTTGTTTGACTCGCAAACCAACTTTTTAGATCAAGTTGTAAAAGGCCGAGATTTATATGCCTATAACCTAAATAACCCGATTCAACTTGATGGTAAATTGTCGGAATGGCAGCCTTATCAAAGCTTATTTTGGCATTATGACAAGCGCTACTTACAGGGGTTAAGTAATGATCATCAAGATAGTGATCTAAGTTTTGATCACATGGTAGGCAAATACGAAAACTACCTTTATGCGGCATTTAAAGTCACTGATAGCTCACTGGTGTATCGTGCTAAAAATGTGCTTAGCTTTACCCGTAATGATCACTTACAGATCATGTTAAAAACACCTGAAGGTGAATTTAAAAGTTATGTGGTGGCCGCCCGTCAAGATGGCTGGGTTAATGCCTTTGATGCCACAACACAAGAGCCTGTCACTAAAATCCAAGGCTATTTTAAAAGCACCGACACAGGTTACAACATAGAGCTGCGTTTTCCGCTTTCGATGTTAGGTAATAAGCTCGGTTTTGCTATTGAAGACTGGGATGAAGACAAGGTTGAGCCTCAGCTTATGTCGACTTCAAACCTGCAAAATCCCAATGATATCGGCTCTGTTTTGGTGCCTTCGCCAGAAATTAACCGTATTTTGAAAGGCATGGGCCACAGTGGTAGTCGAATTTGGGTCGTCGATAACCATCATCGTGTACTTGCGCAATCAGGCTCAATTCATCATGCTGATGGCGTGTGGGCAGACGGCCTAAAAGAGGAGCCAGCAACAACCTGGTGGCAACGCTTTGAGCAAGATTACTTACACCCACTTTACTATAAAATTTTAACTCGCCCTGAAAATGAGTTTATTGATACCTTACATGATGTCGCAGCGATGCAAGGTACTCACATAGCCAGTGCTTTAAATGGGAAACCCGCATCATCATGGCGCTTAACCCCAGATAACAAAGCCGTTATTTTATCGGCGGCCTACCCTATTTGGATCCAAGATAAAGTCATTGGTGCAGTAATCGCAGAAGAAACCACCAATGGCGTGCGCACCCTACGTAATAAATCGTTAGAGAAGCTCTTTAATGTCATTTTAGCGGTGATGCTTGTTGGCACTGTGACACTGTTCTTTTTTGCTTCAAGAATTTCTAGCCGTATTCGCCGCTTACGTGACAATGCCGAGCAAGCTATTGATGCTCAAGGGCGCATCACCGGCAAAATTACTTATGCCGATTCGAATGACGAAATTGGCGACCTTTCTCGCAGTTTTGCCAACATTGTTAGTCGCTTAAGTGGTTATACTGATTACTTAGAAAATATGTCATCGCGACTCTCCCATGAACTTCGTACACCAGTTGCTGTTGTGCGGTCATCGCTTGAAAACCTACAAATGCAGCCTCAATCTGAACTGAGTCAAAAATACCTCGACCGTGCCAGTGAAGGGGTTGAGCGGTTAGGTAAAATTATTACCACCATGAGTGAAGCAACGCGCCTTGAACAAAGTATTCAAAATGCCGAGGCAGAAGAGTTTGACCTGACCAAGGTGATCACCGGCTGCATGCAGGGCTATCAAATAACCTATGGTGAAAGTCTATTTACCTTGTCGCTTGATAAAGAGCCGTTAAATGTCAGCGGCGCACCAGAATTTATTGCGCAATTACTCGATAAGCTCATCAACAATGCACTTGAGTTTAAAACCCCGCAAAGCACAATTTCCGTGAGTTTAACCAAGCAAGATCAACACGCAGTACTAACAATTAGCAACCAA